One Bythopirellula goksoeyrii genomic window, TTGCTGCGGAGTACGGAGCAATCCTTTTCAACCCGACTGATGCGGACGGTTCTGTAGCGAATGTTAAACGTGCGAAGGATGCCGGTATCCCCGTGTTCTGCATTGACCGAGAAATAAATTCCACCGACGCCGCTACTGCACAGTTGTTGTCCGACAACTATTCTGGCTGCGTCGAGTTGGGAAAGTACTTTGTCGAACAAGTCGGAAAGGAAGGCAATTACGTTGAACTATTGGGGCTGGTCGGAGACAACAACACTTGGAATCGATCGAAAGGTTTTCACAGTGTGGTGGATCGGTACGAAGGACTGGAAATGGTCGCCCAGCAACCGGCCGACTTTGATCGGAACAAGGCATTGGAGGTGATGGAGTCCATGCTGCAGTCGCATGACGATATTTCGGCTGTCTTCTGTGGCAACGATGCCATGGCGATGGGGGCGTATCAGGCGTTGCTTGGAGCAGGGAAAAGCGATGAAATCAAGATATTTGGCTACGACGGGTCCACGGATGTTGTTCAATCCATCGCTGACGGGAAAATCACAGCGACTGTAATGCAGTATCCCAAACTGATGGCAATGAAGTCGGCGGAGTTCGCCCACGAATACCTGGCCAATGGAAAACGGGACTTTCCACAAAAGATTCCTGTTAATGTCGATCTTGTCAGCGCGCAGAATATCGATCAATTCACCGGCTTTGGAAAGAAAGATTGATGAAGCTGCTCAATCCTGCTCGGCTGGCAATTTGCACGTTGATAGTATGTGTGTTGCTCTATTTTTTTCCGCTGTTCAGAATTAGCAAGCTAGGGTCATCTCCCACCTCTGCTTTGGATTCGAAGGCACGATCAGTCCTCGATACAGCTAGTCCGAAAAAGTTGTCGTCGCCCGACGTCACTACCTATATTGAGAAACTGTGGACCGATCGACTTCCCGAGGCCGCCGGGAATGCAGCATCCGTTGACGAAGTGTTGGCTATGGCTGCGGCAGATCCTGCTCGCGCTCGACAAGAGTATGGTCGAGAAGTTGGATTGGGGGGGCCCACGTTCTTTTTTCTACGAGGCCGCGGTCGAATAGAGAGCGTCGATCAGGACGAATGCCTTGTGATTATCGAGGGCCAATCGCAGCCTATCGTGCTAGAAATCGGTATTCTTCTGGGCAATGCGGTTCGTGATGCAACCGGACTGGTCAATGTGGGCGAGTTTCCCAACTCGCAGGAATTCAACCGACTGTCGGCAGAGTTGAACGAGCGTTGTGAATCGCAAGTGATACGTCCCGTTCGCGACTTTCTGGTCGTGGGCACCCACGTAAAGTTTGTCGGGTGTGGTGAAGTCCGCAACAACAAGGATTTTGATCCACTCAAACTGATTCCTGTTCAATTGACGGTACTCAATCCAGCGGAGCAAATCGAATGAGCGCAGCTTCGCCGAGTGCGGTACCGGTGCTGTCGGGCCGTGGTATCGTCAAGAGGTACCCCGGTGTACTGGCATTGGACCATGTGGACTTTGAAATCCATGCCGAGGAAGTCCACGGACTAATTGGAGAGAATGGGGCTGGCAAAACGACGTTGATGCATATTCTCGCCGGTGCGCAACAACCCTCCGAAGGTAAGATTGAGTTGGATGGCCAGCCGGTGCGTTTCGCCAATGCTAGCGAAGCACTGCAGCAACGCATCTGCATCGTCTATCAAGAACTGAATCTGATCCCCCATCTGTCCGTCGCAGAGAACGTTTTTCTCGGGCGCGAGATACTCACAGCCACCGGACTGATCGATGCCAAATCACAATATCTGCGCTGCGAGAAACTGCTTGCGCCACTCGACCCATCCATCGACCCTCGTTCATCGGTAAACGCACTGCGAGTTGGCCAACAGCAGATCGTCGAGATCGCCAAGGCACTCAACTCCGAGGCTCGCGTTATTTTCATGGACGAACCGACTTCTGCGATTAGTGATTCTGAAGTTGAGGTGCTATTCAAACTGATCGACTCGCTACGGAAGGACGGAATCGCAATCGTCTATGTCTCGCACAAGCTCGACGAACTGCTGCGAATCACTGATCGGATCACAGTCCTGCGCGACGGCAAGTATGTCGACACTGTGACGACATGCGATGCACAGCAGGAAACGATTGTCCGGCTGATGGTAGGTCGTGATCTTAGCGAAATGTACACTCAGCACGCTGCGGAGAGTGGCGAGGAAGTCCTTAGGGTCGATTCCATCAGCCAACAGTCCGGCATTGGAGAACGCTTGCGGGTCGATGGTGTGTCTTTTTCTGTCGCCGCTGGTGAAGTGTTGGGGATTTTTGGCCTGATGGGGGCTGGACGTACGGAACTCTTGGAATCCATATACGGACTTCATCCGAACACAACGAGTGGAACAGTTTCCATTCATGGCCAACGCTGCGACCTCCGCTCACCAGCAGCCGCGATGCGACATGGCATCGGACTTGTGCCTGAGGATCGGAAAAGGCAAGGGTTAGTCTTGGGGATGAGTGTTGAGAACAACCTCAGCTTGTCGAATATCGGACTCATCGAATCGTATGCATTCCTTAATCAACGGCTAGAGCAACGGCTTGCCGAAAACTATGTCGAGCAACTGTCGATCAAAACGCCGTCGGTGCGTCAGAAGGTAAGTGTCTTGAGCGGCGGAAATCAGCAAAAAGTTGTGTTGGGCAGAGTACTCAGCATGGCTCCCCGTGTGCTGTTGCTCGACGAACCAACACGCGGAATCGATATCAACGCCAAGCGGGAAATCTACGCACTTGTCGATCAACTAAAACATCAAGGCTTGGCAATTGTTGTGGTGTCGTCAGAACTTCCCGAACTGTTGGGAATTTCGGATCGAATCATGGTAATGTGCGAAGGCCGCAAAACGGCCGAATTCCACCGAGAGCAGGCGACCGAAGAAGTTGTAATGCAGGCCGCAGTCCCCGGTTTTCAGATCGAGGCAGCTGCGCATGCATAAGTCGTCAATGGCCCTTGTGAAATTCGTTAGCCGATTTCAATCGCTGCTGGTGCTGATGCTGATGGTTATCGCCATCAGTTTGCTTTCAGATCGGTTCCTGACAGCCGCCAACGGGTGGAATATTATGCGGCAGATTTCGGTAAACGTCTGTCTGTCGATAGGTATGACGATGATCATCATCGCCGGTGGCATTGATTTGTCGGTGGGGTCGATACTCGCGCTGGCAGGAGCGGTCACCGCTGGACTGATCAAGTCTCCGATGCCGATTCCCTGGTTGGGGATTCAGTTGGATTTTACCCTGGCTGGTGCCCTACTCGCTGGGATAGCAGTTGGCATGCTGCTGGGGTGGTTCAACGGTCTGATGATCACACGGGTTCGCATACCGCCATTTGTTGCAACGCTCGGCATGCTCAGCATTGCCCGTGGTCTGACCATGTTATGGACAAAAGGCTTTCCAATCACCGGTCTGGGTTCCTCGTTCGCTATCATTGGCACAGCAAGTTTCTTGGGGGCGCCGGTTCCGGTTTGGATCTCGGGGTTGTTAGTGCTCCTGTTCATTATCGTAACCAACAAAACTCGCTTCGGTCGCTACATCTATGCGGTCGGAGGCAACGAGCAAGCTGCGCGTCTTTCAGGTCTAAACGTCGATCGAATCAAGTTGTGGGTCTACACGATTGCAGGTGGTTTGTCGGCAATAGCCGGTCTGATCGCGACCTCACGTCTTGATTCAGCCCAGCCCAATGCGGGAATTGGATACGAGTTGGATAGCATCGCAGCCGTGGTCATTGGTGGTACGTCTCTTTCCGGTGGACGAGGTTCTATCTGGGGAACTGTAATTGGTTGTCTGATTATTGGTGTCCTCAATAGCGGATTGGTGCTGTTGGATGTTTCCCCGTTTTGGCAACAGGTCGTCAAGGGAGTAGTCATTCTCGTGGCAGTTGCAATTGATCGACTGAGAAATCAAGAAGACGATTAGCAAGTATTTTTAATTGCTCAGCAAAGGGATAGTTGCAAGCGTAAACAGCAGGCAACTGCCGGCTCGTTGCAACGGAATGTCTTTGGAATGCAAATAATTCGACCAGCGCCCTAATCCCTCGTCTACTTGCTACTGGCAGATATCGTGATTTGCTATCATAGAAGCCTCGTTCGAGTCTTTTGCTTGTGCCTATTGCACCCTGAAAATCAGTCAGACCATGCCCAATTCAGGACATACGGTATCAAATAGAAAGCAGGGCTTTACATTGGTAGAGCTGCTTGTCGTGATTGCCATCATTGGAGTCTTGATTGCACTTCTGTTGCCTGCAATTCAAGCAGCCCGAGAGTCGGCCCGTATCACACAATGCAGGAACAATCTGCACCAAATCAGTGCAGCCATGCTTCACTATGAATCGACGCACCAATTTTTCCCGGCTGGTGGTTGGAGTTCCAAGTGGATCGGCGATCCAAACGTAGGTACCGGTCCCAGGCAGCCAGGGAGTTGGATCTATCAGTCGCTCCCTTTTTTGGAACAACAATCAATCGCCTCGCTTGGCTTAGGGATGGAGGGGGACGACCTGAAAGCAGCTCTCACCGAGGTTGGCAAATCAGTGATTCCTATTCTCAATTGCCCGAGCCGACGTTCTGCAGAGCTCTATCCTGCCTTGGATTGGATAACTTGGAATTATTCACCTCTTGAGTACGCTGCAAAAAGCGACTATGCCGCCAATGGTGGTAACAAAGTGAACATCAATCGTGTTTCCGGACCAATTCCAAGATTTCCATTTGTTCGATCCGATTGTCGTGAGAGATTTCCTGCTTGCAATTGGATGACCAATCTACGTTGGACTGAAAATAATTGGAATGGAATCGTGGGCGATCACAGCGGCGCTTCCATCCGAAGCATCACTGATGGGACCTTCCAGACATTTCTCGCCGGCGAAAAATGGGTTCTTGAAATGTACTACAGCATCGTGAGTATCGATGCATCAGCCGATAACTCCACGAATAGGATGGCCGCTGACAATCCGGGCGACAAGAACTCAATGTTTGTAGGCTTTGACTATGATACCGTACGAGTCGCCAATGATAGTTCTTTGCCAAGACGTGATTCGGAGTATGACCTGAAGAACGGACAACAGGACAAGAAGGGAACCCATTTCCAGGAGCGATTTGGCAGCGCTCACACGGCGGGGGTTAATCTTGCTAAGTGCGATGGATCAGTAAGCACATGGAACTTTGACGTGGATTCATCGGTCTGGTCAAACATGGGAGCCAAAGATGATGGCAAACTATGAAGGTGTTCTTTATCCATCGGCTTGCCAAGAGAAAAAACGGTATGATCCCAAGCTTGTTCATACAGACTGAGACAGTTGTCGTGCCGCGTTCTCTCGGACCAAGTAGCCAGAATCTATTCATGTTTCGATCAAATTTAATACTTGCGGCCGTATGGTTTGTGGCGATTGGCTTTGCGTGGGAGTCGTTCCTTCTGGCCAGCGATAAAGTAATTGGTGCTGACGGTGCCCTGGACGGCCATCGACACAGGGTGTTGGTCTCCACGGACATTGGAGGGACCGATCCAGACGATTTCCAATCGATGGTACATCTACTGCTCTATGCGGATGTCCTACATATCGAGGGGCTCATTTCTTCGCCCTATGGGCCGGGTGGCAAGAACAACATCCTAGAGGTCATCGACGCGTATGCGGAGGACTACGAACACCTCGAATCACATTCCGACAGGTATCCATCGCCCGATGCACTCCGAGCTATCTGTAAGCAAGGCGCTATCAATACGCCAGGTGCCTCTGGAGTTGACGAGTCGACCGAGGGATCGCAGTGGATCATCAAGTGCGCAAAGCAGAACGACCCACGACCGCTGCACGTGCTTGTCTGGGGTGGTATTGAGGATCTGGCGCAAGCACTCCACGATGCACCAGAAATCTTACCTAAGTTGCGGGTTTATTTTATCGGCGGTCCGAATAAGAAGTGGAGCGTGGATGCCTACAATTACATCGAGCAGAACCATCCTCAACTCTGGATGATCGAGGCGAACGCCACGTATCGCGGTTGGTTCACCGGTGGAATTCAGAAAGGTGAGTGGAACAATAAACAGTTCGTCGCAAAACACATTGCAGGGCATGGTGCACTGGGTGAGTTTTTTGTAAACGCAAAGGACGATATCAAGATGGGCGATACGCCGTCCGTTGCTCGCTTGCTGCGCGGTGCATCCGGCGATCCCTCCCAGCCTGGTTGGGGCGGGAGATTTGTGCCTATCTGGGATGGGCGCAAGACGATCTTCGATCGATTGACCACTGAGGCGGACACGGCGGAATTTTTTGGAGTGGCCGAATTTTCGCTGCGCAAACCGGAGGGATTTTCCGATCAGAACACCGCTGCCATGATTTTCGACGGTGGAATGCCGATCTCCACCGGAGTAATCGAAGGAGATGTCTTGCGTTTTCGCTTTTCACCACGTGATGCGAAAGTTTGGACGTATGTGATCAAGAGCGATTTCGCCGGACTCGACGGAAAGTCAGGTAAGTTTGACGCCGTGCCGCCGCCGACTTCACGGACAAGCAGGCGGTCCACATTCCATCCCAACTGGTGGATTGACGATCCGGATCCGGCAGCAGCGGAAGGTGTTCATCCCGGTGCCAAAAGTGTGAGCCAATGGCGTGTGGATTTTCTTAGTGACTTTGCCGACCGAATGGACCGCTGCAATTCGAAGTAGCCCACGACGACCCGCACCAATCAAACCGAAAACCCATGAAATCACATTCGACCCTTTGTCTGCTTGTAACTCTCTTTCTGAGTGTTTGCACTTATTCGTACGCCGCGGAAGCCAAGCCTCGAGTGCTTATTCTCACGGACATCGAGAATGAGCCCGACGACGCGCAATCTCTGGTGCGTCTTCTAACCTATGCGAATCAGTTTGACATCGAAGGGTTAGTTGCCACCACCTCGATCCATCAACAAGACAAAACGGCCGCCTGGCGCATCAAGGAGATCGTCGACGCGTACGGCCAGGTGCAGGCAAATCTTCTCTTGCATGAGCCCGACTACCCCACTGCAGAATACCTGCGATCTGTTATCTGCGAGGGGCGACCCGAGTATGGCATGAATGCCGTCGGTGAAAGCAAGGATTCCACCGGTTCGGAGTTACTTATCTCAGCCGTTGATCGCGACGACCCGCGACCACTCTGGGTTCCCGTTTGGGGGGGGCCGAATGTACTTGCTCAGGCGTTGTGGAAAGTGCGAGCCACCCGCTCACCGGAAGAACTCGCAAAGTTCGTCGCAAAACTGCGCGTCTATACCATCTCGGATCAGGACAATAGTGGACCTTGGATTCGTAAGACGTTTCCCGATCTCTTCTACATCGCGAGTCCCGGCATGCACGCAGGGGGGGCCTATCACTACGCCACCTGGAGCGGCATTAGTGGCGACAAGTTTCACGGCCGATTCACCGGAGCCGACTTTAGCCTCGTGGACAATGACTGGCTGGACCGGAATATCCGCCATAATAAAGGTCCCCTGGGGGCACAACACCCGCACACCGAGTTTCTCATGGAGGGGGACACGCCGAGCTTCCTCGGACTGGTCAACAATGGCCTGAATTCGCCTGAGAATCCCAACTGGGGTGGCTGGGGTGGCCGCTACGAGTTCTATACACCACGGATGCAGAAGTGGTTTCAGGAGCCTGAGACCCGCCCGTTCTGGACAAACGCAGTTGATGAAGTCCCGGGTTTCGATGGCAACTGGCATACGAGCAATCATGCGACCATCTGGCGCTGGCGATCCGCTTACCAGAACGACTTTGCTGCACGCATCGACTGGACCACCAAACCCTACGAACAAGCGAATCATCCGCCGGTCGTGAGGCTCGGCCACGCCACGGAGCTAGGTGCTAAACGGGGCGATAAAATCACACTCAGCGCCGAAGGCACAACGGACCCCGATGGCGATGAGCTTTCCTATGAATGGTTCTACTATGGTGAGGCAGGCAGCTTCACAACCTCTAACGGCCGCACAGGGCAACCACTTGAAATCAAAAACTTCGATCAGCAACAGGCGTCATTCACCGTTCCCGACGGACGTGTGATGCCCCCTGGCACCGGTACGATGCACATCATTCTGGCGGTTACCGACGACGGCACCCCGCGACTTACTCGCTACCAACGCGTGATCGTCACCGTAGGACCATAAATGCTCTCGCCAAAGTTTGGAATCCAAATGAAACAGCTTCAGATCAATAGGTGCCTTGCAAGATCACTCGTTTGCGCAGTCTTATTACTCCCATTTCAACTCGCGTATGCCGCCACCGAGACCGTGTCAAA contains:
- a CDS encoding D-ribose ABC transporter substrate-binding protein; the encoded protein is MASRHRFNLKSSFATLLVVGVLFASAAGCSGAKSGTDRIQEGESANTVSGGGELGTDQSDSIGGKRKIAVVISTLNNPWFVVLGETARDRAIELGYEVTLFDSQNDTSKEAAHFDNVIAAEYGAILFNPTDADGSVANVKRAKDAGIPVFCIDREINSTDAATAQLLSDNYSGCVELGKYFVEQVGKEGNYVELLGLVGDNNTWNRSKGFHSVVDRYEGLEMVAQQPADFDRNKALEVMESMLQSHDDISAVFCGNDAMAMGAYQALLGAGKSDEIKIFGYDGSTDVVQSIADGKITATVMQYPKLMAMKSAEFAHEYLANGKRDFPQKIPVNVDLVSAQNIDQFTGFGKKD
- a CDS encoding DUF2291 family protein, which gives rise to MKLLNPARLAICTLIVCVLLYFFPLFRISKLGSSPTSALDSKARSVLDTASPKKLSSPDVTTYIEKLWTDRLPEAAGNAASVDEVLAMAAADPARARQEYGREVGLGGPTFFFLRGRGRIESVDQDECLVIIEGQSQPIVLEIGILLGNAVRDATGLVNVGEFPNSQEFNRLSAELNERCESQVIRPVRDFLVVGTHVKFVGCGEVRNNKDFDPLKLIPVQLTVLNPAEQIE
- a CDS encoding sugar ABC transporter ATP-binding protein, coding for MSAASPSAVPVLSGRGIVKRYPGVLALDHVDFEIHAEEVHGLIGENGAGKTTLMHILAGAQQPSEGKIELDGQPVRFANASEALQQRICIVYQELNLIPHLSVAENVFLGREILTATGLIDAKSQYLRCEKLLAPLDPSIDPRSSVNALRVGQQQIVEIAKALNSEARVIFMDEPTSAISDSEVEVLFKLIDSLRKDGIAIVYVSHKLDELLRITDRITVLRDGKYVDTVTTCDAQQETIVRLMVGRDLSEMYTQHAAESGEEVLRVDSISQQSGIGERLRVDGVSFSVAAGEVLGIFGLMGAGRTELLESIYGLHPNTTSGTVSIHGQRCDLRSPAAAMRHGIGLVPEDRKRQGLVLGMSVENNLSLSNIGLIESYAFLNQRLEQRLAENYVEQLSIKTPSVRQKVSVLSGGNQQKVVLGRVLSMAPRVLLLDEPTRGIDINAKREIYALVDQLKHQGLAIVVVSSELPELLGISDRIMVMCEGRKTAEFHREQATEEVVMQAAVPGFQIEAAAHA
- a CDS encoding ABC transporter permease — protein: MHKSSMALVKFVSRFQSLLVLMLMVIAISLLSDRFLTAANGWNIMRQISVNVCLSIGMTMIIIAGGIDLSVGSILALAGAVTAGLIKSPMPIPWLGIQLDFTLAGALLAGIAVGMLLGWFNGLMITRVRIPPFVATLGMLSIARGLTMLWTKGFPITGLGSSFAIIGTASFLGAPVPVWISGLLVLLFIIVTNKTRFGRYIYAVGGNEQAARLSGLNVDRIKLWVYTIAGGLSAIAGLIATSRLDSAQPNAGIGYELDSIAAVVIGGTSLSGGRGSIWGTVIGCLIIGVLNSGLVLLDVSPFWQQVVKGVVILVAVAIDRLRNQEDD
- a CDS encoding DUF1559 family PulG-like putative transporter, translating into MPNSGHTVSNRKQGFTLVELLVVIAIIGVLIALLLPAIQAARESARITQCRNNLHQISAAMLHYESTHQFFPAGGWSSKWIGDPNVGTGPRQPGSWIYQSLPFLEQQSIASLGLGMEGDDLKAALTEVGKSVIPILNCPSRRSAELYPALDWITWNYSPLEYAAKSDYAANGGNKVNINRVSGPIPRFPFVRSDCRERFPACNWMTNLRWTENNWNGIVGDHSGASIRSITDGTFQTFLAGEKWVLEMYYSIVSIDASADNSTNRMAADNPGDKNSMFVGFDYDTVRVANDSSLPRRDSEYDLKNGQQDKKGTHFQERFGSAHTAGVNLAKCDGSVSTWNFDVDSSVWSNMGAKDDGKL
- a CDS encoding DUF1593 domain-containing protein, giving the protein MFRSNLILAAVWFVAIGFAWESFLLASDKVIGADGALDGHRHRVLVSTDIGGTDPDDFQSMVHLLLYADVLHIEGLISSPYGPGGKNNILEVIDAYAEDYEHLESHSDRYPSPDALRAICKQGAINTPGASGVDESTEGSQWIIKCAKQNDPRPLHVLVWGGIEDLAQALHDAPEILPKLRVYFIGGPNKKWSVDAYNYIEQNHPQLWMIEANATYRGWFTGGIQKGEWNNKQFVAKHIAGHGALGEFFVNAKDDIKMGDTPSVARLLRGASGDPSQPGWGGRFVPIWDGRKTIFDRLTTEADTAEFFGVAEFSLRKPEGFSDQNTAAMIFDGGMPISTGVIEGDVLRFRFSPRDAKVWTYVIKSDFAGLDGKSGKFDAVPPPTSRTSRRSTFHPNWWIDDPDPAAAEGVHPGAKSVSQWRVDFLSDFADRMDRCNSK
- a CDS encoding DUF1593 domain-containing protein is translated as MKSHSTLCLLVTLFLSVCTYSYAAEAKPRVLILTDIENEPDDAQSLVRLLTYANQFDIEGLVATTSIHQQDKTAAWRIKEIVDAYGQVQANLLLHEPDYPTAEYLRSVICEGRPEYGMNAVGESKDSTGSELLISAVDRDDPRPLWVPVWGGPNVLAQALWKVRATRSPEELAKFVAKLRVYTISDQDNSGPWIRKTFPDLFYIASPGMHAGGAYHYATWSGISGDKFHGRFTGADFSLVDNDWLDRNIRHNKGPLGAQHPHTEFLMEGDTPSFLGLVNNGLNSPENPNWGGWGGRYEFYTPRMQKWFQEPETRPFWTNAVDEVPGFDGNWHTSNHATIWRWRSAYQNDFAARIDWTTKPYEQANHPPVVRLGHATELGAKRGDKITLSAEGTTDPDGDELSYEWFYYGEAGSFTTSNGRTGQPLEIKNFDQQQASFTVPDGRVMPPGTGTMHIILAVTDDGTPRLTRYQRVIVTVGP